Proteins found in one Paraburkholderia flava genomic segment:
- a CDS encoding MFS transporter, with product MTEPSTVAARETSPAIVETDLPARLDRLPWGRFHSLIVAALGITWLLDGLEVTLAGAVASALKTSPALHFSNADVGLTGSAYIAGAVLGALGFGWLTDRLGRRKLFFITLALYLAATAATALSWNLASFIVFRFLTGAGIGGEYTAINSTIQEFTPARVRGWTDLAINGTFWIGAGIGAAGSLVLLDPGLLPGDWGWRACFFIGAALALAILPMRAWVPESPRWLLTHGQPDEARTIVENIETRFRAQGHTLPTIDHAPLLRLRARSHTALREVFHALFTLHRRRSLVGLSLMTAQAFFYNAIFFTYALVLTDFYRVPGDHIGWYLLPFALGNFLGPLLLGRLFDVIGRRKMIATTYALSGILLAGSGYLFEQQWLTVTTQTIAWMIIFFFASAAASSAYLTVSESFPLEIRALAIAVFYAFGTALGGIAGPAFFGRLIDSHQRSEVYTGYLVGSALMIAAAIIVSIWGVDAERKSLESVAAPLSAVTDD from the coding sequence ATGACCGAGCCGTCCACCGTCGCCGCGCGCGAGACATCGCCCGCGATCGTCGAGACCGACCTGCCCGCGCGGCTCGACCGCCTGCCGTGGGGCCGCTTTCATTCGCTGATCGTCGCGGCGCTCGGCATCACGTGGCTGCTCGACGGACTCGAGGTGACGCTGGCAGGCGCGGTCGCGAGCGCGCTGAAGACGAGCCCCGCGCTGCACTTTTCGAATGCGGATGTCGGGCTGACCGGCAGCGCGTACATCGCGGGTGCCGTGCTCGGCGCGCTCGGCTTCGGCTGGCTGACCGACCGGCTCGGCCGGCGCAAGCTGTTCTTCATCACGCTCGCGCTGTATCTCGCAGCAACCGCCGCGACCGCGCTGTCGTGGAATCTCGCGAGCTTCATCGTGTTCCGCTTTCTGACCGGTGCGGGGATCGGCGGCGAATACACCGCGATCAACTCGACGATCCAGGAGTTCACGCCGGCGCGCGTGCGCGGCTGGACCGACCTCGCGATCAACGGGACGTTCTGGATCGGTGCGGGGATCGGCGCAGCGGGCTCATTGGTATTGCTCGACCCCGGCCTGCTGCCAGGCGACTGGGGCTGGCGTGCGTGCTTCTTCATCGGCGCGGCGCTCGCGCTCGCGATCCTGCCGATGCGCGCATGGGTGCCCGAAAGCCCGCGCTGGCTGCTGACGCACGGTCAGCCTGACGAAGCGCGCACGATCGTCGAAAACATCGAGACGCGCTTTCGCGCACAAGGCCACACACTGCCGACGATCGACCATGCGCCGCTGCTGCGGTTACGCGCACGCTCGCACACCGCGCTGCGCGAAGTGTTCCATGCGCTCTTCACGCTGCACCGGCGACGCTCGCTGGTCGGCCTCTCGCTGATGACCGCGCAGGCGTTCTTCTACAACGCGATCTTCTTCACGTACGCGCTCGTGCTCACGGATTTTTATCGCGTGCCGGGCGATCACATCGGCTGGTATCTGCTGCCGTTCGCGCTCGGCAATTTTCTCGGACCGCTGTTGCTTGGCAGACTGTTCGACGTGATCGGCCGACGCAAGATGATCGCGACGACTTACGCGCTGTCGGGGATTCTGCTCGCCGGCAGTGGCTATCTGTTCGAGCAGCAGTGGCTCACCGTGACGACGCAGACGATCGCGTGGATGATAATTTTTTTCTTCGCGTCGGCGGCGGCGAGTTCGGCGTATCTGACCGTCAGCGAATCGTTTCCGCTCGAAATCCGTGCGCTCGCGATCGCCGTCTTTTATGCGTTCGGCACGGCGCTCGGTGGCATCGCGGGTCCGGCGTTTTTTGGGCGGCTGATCGACTCGCATCAGCGCAGTGAGGTGTACACCGGCTATCTGGTCGGCTCGGCGCTGATGATCGCTGCAGCGATCATCGTGTCGATCTGGGGTGTCGATGCAGAGAGGAAATCGCTGGAGAGCGTCGCGGCGCCGCTGTCCGCAGTCACGGACGATTGA
- a CDS encoding Hsp70 family protein, which produces MTYCAIDFGTSNSAVALPDAGVLRLAPVEGDFTTLPTAVFFNTDENTRAFGRAAIDAYVDGFDGRLMRSMKSILGSALAETTTDLGDGSAIRYTDIIAIFVDHLKRRAEAAAGESIGRAVLGRPVFFVDDDPRADLLAQQQLEAAARSVGLNEIHFQYEPIAAAFDYESHLNKEGLVLVADIGGGTSDFSLVRVGPERMKQIDRKDDVLAHHGVHVAGTDFDRRVELATILRELGNQSFDPEGREVPNRVYFDLATWHLINTVYAPKRVSELSLMRHLYTDVRHHDRLMRVVERRLGHALAAHAEEAKIGVAAGGETLIDLDDVEDDLRLAFDETQLVAAGHDETQRIVQAARETVKAAGIATQDVTAIYFTGGSTGLKFLSAALAAAFPDAEPVFGDRLASVATGLGIHAQRLFR; this is translated from the coding sequence ATGACTTACTGTGCGATTGACTTCGGCACGTCGAATTCGGCGGTCGCGTTGCCCGATGCCGGCGTGCTGCGGCTCGCGCCTGTCGAAGGCGACTTCACGACGCTGCCGACCGCTGTCTTCTTCAACACCGACGAGAATACGCGCGCATTCGGTCGTGCCGCGATCGACGCGTATGTCGACGGCTTCGACGGCCGGCTGATGCGCTCGATGAAGAGCATCCTCGGCTCGGCGCTCGCGGAGACCACGACCGATCTCGGCGACGGCTCCGCGATCCGCTACACCGACATCATCGCGATCTTCGTCGATCATCTGAAGCGTCGCGCTGAAGCGGCTGCGGGCGAATCGATCGGGCGCGCGGTGCTCGGGCGGCCGGTGTTCTTCGTCGACGACGATCCGCGCGCGGATCTGCTCGCGCAGCAGCAGCTCGAGGCGGCGGCGCGTTCGGTGGGGCTGAACGAAATCCACTTCCAGTACGAACCGATCGCGGCCGCCTTCGACTACGAATCGCATCTGAACAAGGAAGGGCTCGTGCTGGTCGCCGACATCGGCGGCGGCACGTCGGACTTTTCGCTCGTGCGCGTGGGCCCCGAGCGGATGAAGCAGATCGACCGCAAGGACGACGTGCTCGCGCATCACGGCGTGCACGTCGCGGGCACCGACTTCGACCGGCGCGTCGAACTCGCGACGATCCTGCGCGAACTCGGCAACCAGAGCTTCGATCCCGAAGGCCGCGAGGTGCCGAACCGCGTCTACTTCGATCTCGCGACCTGGCATCTGATCAACACCGTGTACGCGCCGAAGCGCGTCAGCGAACTGTCGCTGATGCGGCACCTGTACACCGATGTGCGTCATCACGATCGCCTGATGCGCGTGGTCGAACGACGGCTCGGTCATGCGCTCGCGGCGCACGCGGAAGAAGCGAAGATCGGCGTCGCTGCCGGCGGCGAAACGCTGATTGATCTCGACGACGTGGAAGACGATCTGCGTCTCGCATTCGACGAAACGCAACTCGTCGCGGCCGGTCACGACGAGACGCAGCGGATCGTGCAGGCGGCCCGCGAGACGGTCAAGGCGGCGGGCATCGCGACGCAGGACGTGACCGCGATCTATTTCACCGGTGGGTCGACGGGGCTGAAGTTTTTGTCGGCTGCGTTAGCGGCGGCGTTTCCGGATGCGGAGCCGGTGTTCGGCGACCGTCTCGCGAGCGTCGCGACCGGGCTCGGCATTCACGCGCAGCGGCTCTTTCGATGA
- a CDS encoding cold-shock protein has protein sequence METGTVKWFNDAKGFGFITPDGGGEDLFAHFSEIRTEGFKTLQENQKVSFEVKTGPKGKQAANIKPV, from the coding sequence ATGGAAACCGGTACCGTCAAGTGGTTCAATGACGCAAAGGGCTTTGGCTTCATCACGCCGGACGGCGGCGGCGAAGATCTGTTCGCGCATTTCTCGGAAATCCGCACGGAAGGCTTCAAGACGCTGCAAGAAAACCAGAAAGTGTCTTTCGAAGTGAAGACGGGCCCGAAGGGCAAGCAAGCCGCTAACATCAAGCCGGTGTAA